Proteins from a genomic interval of Thermodesulfobacteriota bacterium:
- the glyS gene encoding glycine--tRNA ligase subunit beta has translation MVHELLLEIGTEELPAGFIPDALAQMKDIAARLLSEKNISFGDVNALGTPRRLALVVSDLADRQPDQSREITGPPRRVAFDANGNPTPAAIGFARSQGVDVSALTTIQTPKGEYLLIKKDEKGEETAVLLKALLPEICRTISFPKSMRWGSETISFARPIHWILAVYGGAVIPFNFGSIKSNRSTYGHRFTAPDPVEVTDFADYKDKLSRSGVIVDPEERKSMIINGITQAAAAAGGQVLPDEGLLNTVTNLVEYPAAVCGSFAAEYLSLPRPVLIAAMREHQKYFAVVNAEGELLPYFIAVNNTPVANPAMITRGHERVLRARLQDAGFFFAEDRKESLAARTERLKGVIFHSKLGTSYEKVMRIKELAIFLAEKICPDRLAEVERAAYLCKADLLTAMVGEFPTLQGIMGREYALLSGEKKEVAEAILEHYRPAFAGDALPAGQIGCILSIADKMDTIAGCFGIGLTPSGTADPYALRRQALAILHIILGRSFDVSLKELIARSTTLLAGKITGDIDKTGEDVLSFFRTRYQHLLSAQADADVIEAVTSLHFDRLRETQGRIEALQQFKSRPEFQDLSTSCKRAVNISRDNEETDIDPGLFVHPAESRLYTGYGQINEKVREQMERRDYLRALQETAGLKKSIDEFFDAVMVMDKDERLRRNRLNLLTLITNLFKNIADFGKLQSAS, from the coding sequence ATGGTTCACGAATTGCTCCTGGAAATCGGGACAGAAGAACTCCCGGCCGGCTTTATTCCTGATGCCCTGGCCCAGATGAAGGATATAGCCGCCCGTCTATTAAGTGAAAAAAACATCTCCTTCGGGGACGTAAACGCTCTGGGGACTCCGCGGCGCCTGGCCCTGGTTGTATCCGACCTGGCCGACCGTCAGCCCGACCAGTCCAGGGAGATTACCGGCCCGCCCAGGCGGGTGGCCTTTGACGCTAACGGCAACCCTACCCCGGCCGCCATAGGTTTTGCCCGGTCTCAAGGGGTGGATGTCTCCGCCCTCACCACGATCCAGACCCCCAAGGGGGAATATCTGCTCATAAAGAAAGACGAAAAGGGGGAGGAGACGGCTGTTCTCCTGAAGGCCCTTTTGCCGGAAATCTGCCGCACCATTTCATTTCCCAAGTCCATGCGCTGGGGTTCGGAGACGATAAGTTTCGCGCGGCCTATCCACTGGATACTGGCTGTCTATGGTGGAGCGGTTATCCCTTTCAATTTTGGTTCGATCAAAAGCAACAGGTCCACCTATGGCCATCGCTTCACAGCGCCTGACCCCGTAGAGGTCACGGATTTTGCCGACTATAAAGACAAACTCTCCCGGTCCGGCGTAATCGTCGATCCTGAGGAACGCAAGTCGATGATTATAAATGGGATAACTCAGGCGGCGGCCGCAGCCGGGGGCCAGGTTTTGCCGGACGAAGGCCTTTTAAACACCGTCACTAACCTGGTGGAGTATCCGGCCGCGGTCTGCGGCTCCTTTGCCGCGGAATATCTCTCTCTCCCCAGGCCCGTGCTCATAGCCGCCATGCGGGAACATCAGAAATATTTTGCGGTGGTCAATGCCGAGGGGGAACTTCTCCCCTATTTTATTGCGGTCAACAATACCCCTGTCGCCAACCCGGCTATGATTACCAGGGGCCATGAAAGGGTCTTGAGGGCCAGGCTCCAGGACGCCGGCTTCTTCTTCGCCGAAGACCGGAAAGAGTCCCTGGCCGCCCGGACTGAGAGATTAAAAGGGGTTATTTTCCACTCCAAGCTCGGCACTTCCTATGAAAAGGTCATGCGCATCAAGGAACTGGCGATCTTTCTGGCCGAAAAGATTTGCCCGGACAGATTGGCTGAGGTGGAAAGGGCAGCCTACCTCTGCAAGGCCGACCTGCTCACGGCCATGGTGGGCGAATTCCCCACCCTGCAGGGGATAATGGGCCGTGAATACGCCCTCCTCTCCGGCGAGAAAAAGGAGGTGGCTGAGGCCATCCTCGAACATTACCGGCCCGCCTTTGCCGGTGATGCCCTTCCGGCCGGGCAGATAGGCTGCATCCTCAGTATCGCAGACAAAATGGACACCATAGCCGGCTGCTTCGGCATCGGGCTGACGCCCTCGGGCACGGCCGATCCCTATGCCCTGCGCCGGCAGGCCCTGGCTATATTGCACATTATCCTGGGCCGTTCGTTCGATGTCTCTCTGAAGGAATTGATAGCCCGCAGCACGACCCTCCTGGCCGGGAAGATTACCGGGGATATAGATAAAACCGGGGAAGATGTCCTTTCCTTTTTCCGAACGCGTTATCAGCATCTTTTAAGCGCCCAGGCGGATGCAGACGTCATAGAGGCCGTCACATCTCTCCACTTTGACCGTCTCCGGGAGACCCAGGGCAGGATAGAGGCCCTGCAGCAATTCAAATCGCGGCCTGAATTCCAGGACCTTTCGACCTCCTGCAAGCGGGCAGTGAACATCTCACGTGACAATGAAGAAACAGACATTGATCCCGGCCTTTTTGTCCATCCGGCGGAGAGCCGCCTCTATACCGGCTATGGTCAAATAAATGAGAAGGTCCGGGAACAGATGGAAAGGCGTGACTACCTGCGTGCATTACAGGAGACCGCCGGGCTGAAAAAGTCCATAGATGAGTTCTTTGATGCCGTCA
- a CDS encoding glycine--tRNA ligase subunit alpha, translating to MDFQTLIFSLQQFWSDQGCVIQQPIDIEVGAGTFHPATFLRVLGPDPWKVAYVEPSRRPADGRYGENPNRLQHYYQFQVVIKPSPLEIQDIYLKSLEALGLNPKEHDIRFVEDDWESPTLGAWGLGWEVWLDGMEVTQFTYFQQVGGIDLQPVSVEITYGLERLAMYLQGIDNVYDIAWRNGVKYGYIHRRTEYEFSRYNFEEADIRMLLKLFDTYEAEALRLVDKDLVLPAYEYCLKCSHTFNLLEARKAISVTERTHFIARVRNLTRAVAEKYAGPT from the coding sequence ATGGACTTTCAGACCTTGATTTTTTCGTTGCAGCAGTTCTGGTCAGACCAGGGCTGTGTGATCCAGCAGCCTATAGATATTGAGGTTGGGGCGGGGACCTTTCATCCCGCCACATTTCTCCGGGTCCTGGGGCCGGATCCCTGGAAGGTGGCCTATGTCGAGCCGTCCAGGCGTCCGGCGGACGGCCGCTATGGCGAGAATCCCAACCGCCTCCAGCATTACTATCAGTTTCAGGTAGTCATCAAGCCCTCCCCGTTGGAGATTCAGGACATCTATCTGAAGAGTTTAGAGGCCCTGGGGCTGAATCCTAAGGAGCACGACATCCGTTTTGTAGAGGACGACTGGGAATCGCCGACCCTGGGGGCCTGGGGCCTGGGCTGGGAGGTGTGGCTGGACGGCATGGAGGTTACTCAATTTACTTACTTCCAGCAGGTAGGGGGTATAGACCTCCAGCCCGTTTCTGTAGAAATTACCTATGGGCTGGAGAGGCTGGCCATGTATCTCCAGGGCATAGACAATGTCTATGATATCGCCTGGAGGAACGGGGTCAAGTACGGCTATATCCACCGCCGCACTGAATATGAATTTTCCAGATATAATTTTGAGGAAGCCGATATCCGGATGCTCCTGAAACTATTCGACACCTATGAGGCAGAGGCCCTTCGCCTGGTTGATAAGGATTTGGTCTTGCCTGCCTATGAATATTGTTTGAAGTGTTCGCATACCTTCAACCTTCTTGAGGCCCGCAAGGCCATCAGCGTCACAGAGAGGACGCATTTCATCGCCCGTGTGAGGAATCTGACCAGGGCCGTGGCTGAAAAATATGCCGGTCCGACATAA
- a CDS encoding metallophosphoesterase → MKIAFTSDIHADVSPENERVPEIQVPILLRESPDIFIVCGDVSADQRHFEGTLKKYGRLTCPKLVVAGNHDLWVENEEGNSIEKYRYTLPKLAKENGFIYLGFEPYVTGNVGFVGTCGWYDYSFRNEGLNGEILENAYKTKKFGGRRWMDAVYCNWSSMEDAEVAGIMNESLKRQIAKVEDAVDHIVVVLHHVPFRELLTYKNDPSWDFLNAFTGNTKTAEIIRASSKVRVVLYGHTHERKEQAVGGILAMTHSVGYEWEWAERGMDPKDSVGFFHV, encoded by the coding sequence ATGAAAATCGCTTTTACCTCCGATATCCACGCCGACGTTTCTCCTGAAAACGAAAGGGTTCCGGAGATTCAGGTGCCGATTCTACTCAGGGAATCTCCGGATATTTTTATTGTCTGCGGAGACGTCTCTGCCGATCAGCGGCATTTCGAAGGGACTTTAAAAAAATATGGCCGGCTAACGTGCCCGAAGTTGGTCGTGGCTGGTAACCACGACCTCTGGGTGGAGAACGAAGAGGGAAACAGCATAGAAAAATATCGTTACACTCTGCCTAAGCTGGCAAAAGAGAATGGGTTTATTTACTTAGGGTTTGAGCCCTATGTAACAGGGAATGTGGGGTTCGTAGGGACGTGCGGTTGGTACGACTATTCCTTCCGAAACGAAGGTCTAAACGGAGAAATTCTTGAAAACGCCTATAAGACGAAAAAATTCGGGGGTAGGCGCTGGATGGATGCCGTCTATTGCAACTGGAGTTCCATGGAAGACGCCGAGGTGGCCGGCATAATGAACGAATCCCTGAAAAGACAGATCGCCAAAGTAGAGGATGCCGTTGATCACATCGTGGTCGTGCTCCACCACGTGCCTTTTCGGGAGCTACTTACATACAAGAATGATCCTTCGTGGGATTTCCTTAACGCCTTCACCGGGAACACCAAAACGGCAGAGATTATAAGGGCTTCTTCCAAGGTCAGAGTTGTCCTCTACGGACATACCCATGAAAGAAAAGAGCAGGCCGTGGGCGGTATTTTGGCTATGACGCACAGCGTGGGCTACGAGTGGGAGTGGGCTGAGAGGGGGATGGATCCGAAGGATAGTGTGGGCTTTTTCCATGTTTGA
- a CDS encoding cytochrome c3 family protein, with amino-acid sequence MVTNVVQRSSLRICLQQITALSATLVLFLILSIPMTSLAAITGPCVNCHTMHNSQDGSAMATYGADGKPWKGTGPLPALTRGTCLGCHGYGGAQKIATIGGSEIPQVYHTDGLDLAGGNFAYILGAKGSGASDAKGHNVKDIGDADATLNAPPGLLPESGHNMIITDTNLTCTGYIGCHGTRSGSFPGIAGIKGAHHQNVDGKCDTADTVANSYRFLLGVKGLENNGTYKWQNYNADHHNEYFGATTPMIVSCANSCHLGPSGAAKPPNNTISGFCATCHGRFHDPTEIGGTSSPFKRHPSDIVLPSDVNKEYKDYTSYSVEAPVGRTIVPDSPSSTVTPGTDVVTCLSCHAAHATNYPDMLRWDYTTMIAGGGSNTTGCFTCHTQKDNL; translated from the coding sequence ATGGTAACGAATGTAGTACAACGGTCTAGTCTAAGAATATGCCTACAGCAGATAACCGCGCTGTCAGCTACGCTGGTTCTTTTCTTGATACTGTCCATCCCGATGACCTCTCTTGCCGCAATTACCGGTCCTTGTGTTAACTGCCATACCATGCACAACAGCCAAGATGGTTCAGCTATGGCTACGTATGGTGCTGATGGCAAGCCTTGGAAAGGCACCGGCCCCCTTCCGGCACTTACTAGGGGTACGTGTCTGGGCTGCCATGGTTATGGTGGAGCGCAAAAGATTGCAACTATAGGCGGGAGCGAGATACCTCAGGTCTACCATACGGATGGCTTAGACCTGGCAGGCGGGAATTTTGCCTATATCCTCGGAGCCAAAGGCAGCGGCGCATCGGATGCCAAGGGACACAATGTAAAGGACATTGGTGATGCGGATGCAACTTTGAATGCTCCCCCGGGTCTTTTACCTGAGAGTGGCCATAATATGATAATCACAGATACAAATCTCACGTGTACCGGATACATTGGTTGCCATGGTACGCGCAGTGGTTCATTCCCAGGGATAGCGGGGATAAAGGGCGCTCACCATCAAAATGTAGATGGAAAGTGCGATACGGCAGATACGGTGGCAAATAGCTATCGGTTCCTATTGGGCGTGAAGGGTCTTGAGAATAACGGGACATATAAATGGCAGAATTATAATGCTGATCATCATAACGAGTACTTCGGGGCAACCACCCCTATGATTGTGAGTTGTGCCAATAGCTGTCATTTAGGTCCTAGTGGTGCTGCAAAACCTCCTAACAACACCATAAGCGGATTTTGTGCTACATGCCACGGGCGATTTCATGACCCGACTGAGATAGGAGGCACTTCCTCACCATTTAAGAGGCACCCCAGTGATATAGTTTTGCCTAGCGATGTTAATAAAGAATACAAAGACTATACAAGTTACAGTGTAGAGGCCCCGGTTGGCAGGACAATAGTCCCTGACTCTCCAAGTAGTACTGTTACGCCGGGAACAGATGTTGTCACGTGTCTTTCCTGCCACGCCGCCCATGCCACGAACTACCCTGACATGCTAAGGTGGGACTACACAACTATGATTGCAGGCGGGGGATCTAATACTACCGGATGCTTTACCTGCCATACGCAGAAAGACAATCTATAA